ATTATGGGCGAGATGTAGCTGCACACCCACAACTTGCGGCACTTTTTACATTTTCTCCTGTTACACTCACTTATGTAATGATTATTTATGGCTTTATTGCAGCTATTTTACCTGTATGGTTTCTGCTTGCGCCACGCGATTATTTAAGCACATTTTTAAAAATTGGCGTTATCGTGCTTATGGCTGGAGGCATTTTAGTAGTTGCGCCTGATATTCAATTCCCTAGCACTACAAAATTTGTCGATGGCACAGGACCTGTATTTAGTGGGCAGCTTTTTCCATTTTTATTTATCACCATTGCTTGTGGAGCCATTAGCGGATTCCATGCGCTTATTTCAACGGGCACAACGCCTAAAATGCTTGAAAAAGAATCTCATGCAAGAATGGTAGGCTATGGCTCAATGGTTATGGAATCTGCCGTAGCAGTTATGGCTCTTGTGGCAGCCGTCATTCTCACACCGGGCTTATATTTTGCCATCAATGTAGCTCCCGCAACACTTGACACACAAAATATTAGTGACATAGCAGAAGCAGCAAGCGTTGCTGCGCAAACCATTAGTAATTGGGGATTTGTCATCACGCCTGAGCAGATTCTAAACACCGCTCAAGAAATTGGTGAGAAAAATATCCTTAGCAAAGTGGGCGGCGCACCTACATTTGCGATAGGCTTGGCAACTATCATTTCTCAAGTGCCACTTTTTAATCAAGGCTCTATGGCATTTTGGTATCACTTTGCTATTTTATTTGAAGCTTTATTTATCCTCACCGCTGTAGATGCTGGCACACGCGCTGGGCGATTTATGGTGCAAGATGTGCTTGGCAATGTGTATAAGCCTATCGGCAACATTCATTCTATGTTTTGGGGGATTGTCGCTACCCTTATTTGCGTGGCTGGCTGGGGATATATCCTCTATCAGGGCGTAACAGACCCACAAGGCGGTGTAAAATCGCTTTGGACACTCTTTGGCGTTTCAAATCAAATGCTAGCGGGTATGGCTCTACTCACAGTTATTGCTGTGCTTTTCAAAATGGGCAAGGCAAAGCAAGCATGGGTGGCTATTCTCCCTGCGGTTTGGGTGCTTGTAAGCACACTCTATGCGGGAATCTTAAAACTCTTGCCCGCCAATGGTGAAAAAGTGCATGATTCTGTAAGCCACATAGCATTATGGCAAATCAACTCACAAAAGGCTGCAGCAGCACTACAAGAAGCCCAAAATACCATAGATACGCAAGCGGCTGCAGATTTAATAGCAAGCGCGGCAAAATTCTCAACCATCGCTCATAATAATCTCATTAACGCGCTGCTTTGCGCTTTATTTATGGTGGTTACCTGCCTTGTGCTTATTCAGTGTGTGAAAATCTGCATAGCCTGCGTGCGAGGTGAAAAGCTCCCATTAGCCGAAACACCCTACAAAAAGGTAGCCGATTACAATACTACATTGAGGTAGTGCTCGAAAGTAACGACCTGCTAGATTCTATAAATACCACGCTGTTGCTTTTTAAAAAAGTGGCGTGGTCTTATTGGTCAGAGCATGCGGTCGTTGGCTTTTCTACCATCGCCTTTGCCGCATGGTCTTGCTTACAGAATCTACTTTAGCACAGCATTTACGCGCTGCACGCTATCACCATGTGCCAAACTTAGGCGCACAATGCTATCTTTGAGGGCTTTAAGCGAATGAGGGATGTTCGCCTCAAGACTAATCATATCTAGGGCTTTAAGCTCAAAAATCTCTTTCTCAACTTCAAAATGAATATATCCGCTTAACACCTGCACGCTAATGGCAAATGGAGCTTTATGCTTTTTCATCTCCCCGCCCTCACCCATAGCGATTTGGATTTCTTTGCTTGCGTTATTTTGAGCTAGGACATTTACTTTTACTTCGCCCTTTATGAGTTCAGCCTCGCTCCAATGCGTAACCTGTGCTATCATCATTAATCCTTTCAAATAAATTTCACGCACTTATAGCACATTTGCACATAACAAAACTTAGCAAGCGTTAAGATTTTACAGAATCTGCTCTTGCAAAAATTCACAAAAATAGCACTGCCCTATTTAAACAAACCTCTTAGTCGTTTTTTGCCAAATTCCACGCCGGGCTGGTCATAAGTATTCACATCAAATAACGCGCCCACGCAAGAAGTGAGCAGCTCATAATACGCTATAAGCGTGCCAACGCTCTCTTCACATAAACGCTCCACCTCGATGCAATCTACCAAAATTCCCTCATGCTCTAGCGTCTGCATAGTTGCAATGCGCTGATTGTCAAGCAATGTGGCAAAGCTTATGCCATTGACAAAATTTGTAGTCTCTAAAAACGCAAGCTGCATATCTGGGATAATAGGCTTAGGATTACACGCAGGATTGAGACTTAGAAAAGTTACACTTTTATCCTGCATACCCTGCACGATGAGTTGCAAAAATGAATGCTGGTCAATGCTGCCAATAAGCCCAATAGGACTTAAGCCCACTCTTTTGCCTTGTGCATTAATTTTCCCCAAACTCTCGCCCCACAACTGCACATACCACGCATTAAAATGCGTAAAAATACTTGAGTATGAAAATAGCACATTCATGGGAATTTGCTCATAGTGCTTAGCATAAGTTATGGCTTTATGCAAAATATGTGCTTCTTTTTGCTCAAAAAATCGGCGCATAATGCCCGCCGCACCGCGCAAAATCGCCTCCACATCAAAGCCCAAAATAGCCAAAGGCACAATCCCCACAGCGCTAAGCACGGAAAATCGCCCTCCCACATTTGATGCGATATTTATATAGTGTATAGATTCTGTGCGCGCCCACTGCTCAAGCGGAGATTGCGCATCAGTGATAATGAGCAAATGCGCCTTATTGTGCGGATTTTTTAGTATCTCATATTTGTGAAGTATAAATTTAAGGAGCGAAGAAGTCTCAATAGTAGTTCCAGATTTTGAAATAACAATAAAAAGCGCGCGCTCTAGCTGCACATCTTGCAGACTTTGAGCCACACAAATAGGGTCTGTATGCTCCAAAAATACAAGTTTTATGCTCTTCCTGCAAGGCAAATGCGACAACATAGAATCTATAGCCTTTAGCCCCAAAGAACTGCCGCCAATGCCCACAATCACCAAGTGCGTTATAGAATCTAGCTTATCTTTATGACTTGAAATATACGCGCTCGCCTCTTTAGACGCTTTATCTTCAAAGGGCAAATGATAATAGCCACTCTTTTGGCTTTCCCTCTCTCGCGCAATGGCGTTTAAAAGGCTATCACAAGCTGCTTGCGGGGCTAGATTCTCAAAATGAAGTGAAAATTTAACCATAGCCCACCCTTACAAATCTTTACAAATATGCTCGCACATATCAATTAGTCGGTATGTGTAGCCCATCTCATTATCATACCACGCTAGAATCTTAGCTAGAGAGCCATTTGCCTCATTGTCAATCACCATGCACTTATCAGGCACGATAATGCTACTATATAAGAAGCCCACAAAGTCGCTTGAGACGCGCATTTCCTCATCAATGAGCAGTGAGCCTTTCAAGCTAGATTCTAAAATCTCGCCATTTGCCGCGTCCTCAAAGGCTTTTAACATAGAATCTTTATCCGTGCGCGTCTTAAGATTTACAGATAAATCAATAAGGCTTACATCAGGTGTAGGCACGCGAATGGCAATACCATTTAGCTTCCCGCTTAGATGCGGCATCACAAGCCCTATTGCTTTTGCCGCCCCAGTGCTAGTGGGTATCATATTAAGCGCTGCAGCGCGTGCGCGGCGCAAATCTTTGTGCTTAGTATCAAGCAAATTTTGGTCATTCGTGTAGCTATGAATGGTCGTCATTAAGCCATTTTCAATGCCAAAGACAGAATCTAGCACTTTCACAATGGGCGCTAGGGCATTTGTCGTGCATGAGGCATTTGAGATTATGCTCTCTCCAGCGTATTCCTTATGATTCACGCCATATACAAATGTGGGCGTATTATCGGCAGGGGCAGATATTATCACTCTTTTGACATTATTTTTTAGATGGACTTTTGATTTTTCTAGTGAGTTAAACTTGCCGGTGCATTCTATCACACACTCTGCCTCGCCAAAATCTAAATTTGCAGGGTCTCTATCGCTTAAGACTCTCACAGGCTTATTATTCATCTCTAGCGTATTGTCATTTATTTTTTTCACAAAGTCAAAGCCGCGATGCACGGAGTCATAATGCAATAAATGCACGAGTGTGTCAATTGGCATTGTGGTATTTATCGCTACTAATTCTAGGTCATCACTACAATCTAAAAGCCTAATCGCGCAAAGCCCAATTCTGCCTGTGCCATTTACTGCTACTTTTGTTGCCATATCCGCTCCTTATGGTAATTATTTACGGCTTGCTAAGGCTTAAATCCAAAGCAACCCTGTGCTTATAGAATCTAGATTCTATAAACTGCAATGTAATGGCAGGATTGTAGCACAAAAATATTTATCATTTATCTCTATGTTTTTCTGTGCTTGATTTCTAGGTTAAATGAGTGTAAAATACCCGACTATTTTAAAGTCCTCGTAGCTCAGCTGGATAGAGCACACGATTCCTAATCGTGAGGCCATGCGTTCAAATCGCATCGAGGACACCACCTAGCTTTCTTTAAGCATTCTTTTGGCAAGCTTTTTAGCTTTGCTCACTTCGTCGTTACGCACAGAATCTCCATAGATAGCATTCACATATTCTTCATAAGCAAGCTGTGAATTAAAGGGCTTTTGTGTATTTGAGACCTTTTGATACTCGCCATTACTTTGCAATTCATACATCTGCACATTATCATTAAGCTGCATTTGCAAAATCTCCATAAGCCGCTTGCTAATTTGTGGATTGAGGCTTGGAGTGAGCAGTTCTACACGTCTTTCAAGGTTTCTTGGCATAATATCTGCTGAAGCAAAATACACGCTCACACTATCGTGTTTAAAGTAGTATATTCTGGCATGCTCAAGGTATTTACCAACAATTGAATACACGCGGATATTTTCGCTCACACCCTTCACGCCCGGTCGCAGCGCACACACGCCACGCACGATTAAATCAACACTTACACCTGCCATAGAAGCCCTATACAGCGCGCGTATCACATCAACATCAACAAAAGCATTTGCTTTCATAATGATACGCCCTTCATTACCCATTTTGATTTCATTTTCAATGAGTTCTAAAATTTTAGGCTTAATTTGTGTAGGCGCCATAAATAAACAATCAAGCTTTGTGCGATATGATGAGCCAGTGGAGAGGCTATGAAAGAGCTTAATGGCGTCCTTTGCAAAGGCTTGATTGCAAGTTAAAAGCGATATATCAGTATAAATTTTTGCCGTGCTTGGATTGTAGTTACCTGTGCTTAAATGCACATATTCTTTAAGCGTGTTGCCAATTTTTTTAATCACTAGCGCAATTTTAGCATGCACTTTAAGTCCTGGCACGCCATAAATCACATGCGCGCCTGCAGATTCTAAAGAATGCGCCCAATGCAGATTATTCTCCTCATCAAATCGCGCCTTCAATTCCACAAGCGCGGTTACTTGCTTATTGTTTTCAGCCGCTTGAATAAGGGCTTTGACAATGGGTGAGTTTTTCCCCACGCGATAGAGCGTCATGCGGATTGAAAGCACATCAGGGTCTTTTGCTGCGCTTTGGATAAAATTCACCACAGAATCAAAGCTCTCATAAGGGTGGAATAGCACAATATCATGCCCCTCCATTGTGGCTAACACATCGCCATTTACTTGTAATGGTGGGAGGGTTTTAGGGTTAAATGGCGGTGTGGTGAGATGAGCATATGCCTTGCTTCCCACTAATTCCCACAATCCACTTAAATTAAGAGGAATATTATAAGTGTAAATATCTTTCACATCGACATTTAAATGAGAATTAATAAAATCAAGGAGGCTACTATCCTTATCCTCGCCTATTTCTAGCCGAACTACTTCGCCTTTTCTGCGCGTTTTTAAACCCTCGCTCATAATCTCAATAAAATCATCTGCCTCCTCCTCTTCAATCTCCATATCCGCGTTACGCGTGATTCTAAAAGGCACATAATTAATAATTTCATAATCTCCAAACAACTCATGGGCAAATTCACCCACAATATCCTCCACAGCCACAAAAATACCGCTCTCAATCTCCACAAATCGCGAAAGTAAGCGCGAAATCCTCACCATAGCAAATTTAATACTTCCATCTTGCAGGCTCTTTAAGCGCAATGCGATGGCAAAACTTAAATTATTTAAATGCGGAAAAGGGTGTGTAGAATCCACAACTACAGGCACAATCACAGGATAAAGATAATTAAGGAAATACTCACTTAACTGCTTTTTTTGCTCGCTATTTAATTGAGAAACGCGCTTAATATGCATACCTTCTTTGGCTAGCCCGCTTTGTATATCTTTAAAAGTCGCCTCAAGCACGCGCTTTTCTTTATCAAGGTATTCTCTTATACTCTTAAGCTGCTGCAGTGGCGTTAGCCTATCTGCGCCTACTTCGGTAATGCCGCTTGCATAAAGTCGCTTTAACCCTGCTACACGTATCATATAAAACTCATCAAGATTTGTGCCATAAATAGCTACAAATTTTAATCGCTCAAGCAGCGGAATATGCGTATTTTTCGCCTCATTTAGCACGCGCGTATTAAATTTAAGCCAAGATAGCTCGCGATTAAAATACAGCTTAGAATCATTGATAGTCATATTACCCCCTTATACGATAAGATTGTGTGAAATGCCGCGCAATTGTATGCCTTAAACTCGTCCTTAATTATCCCTAAGATAGGCTTGATTTTACCCCAAAATTAGCTTAAAAGCCTGCTTAAGAGATTTAATTTTTACAAAGTTTCTGCCATTGTGGCAAAATTGTTTCAATTTTTAAATCAGATTCTGTAATTTAGCCATCTTTTTGCATGGATAGTAAATAACATTTTGCTATAATGCCCTCCATTTTCACAAAAAAAGGAGATGATGATGAAAAAATACTTGCTTTCCCTGTTGTGCGCTGCAACGCTTGGCGCAAATGCGTATGCTGTGGGGCTTATGGGATTTGAAGTAAGCCCAGAAATTGGTCTTGCCGCAGGGCAGACAAAGGCTTCCACAAATGCAAACGATGTGACATTCACAGATTATGGTGCATTTGGGCGTATATGGCTTGGCGCACTTGATTTTGTGGTAGCTCCACAAGTCAAATATGACTTTAATCGCCATTCTGCTAGCGATACGACATTTAAAAACCTCCAATATGGTCTATCTGCAGGATTTAACATTGGGCTTATAATCGCACGCTTAACGCCTTATGTGGGAGTGAACTACTCAAGCTTTGATAAAAGTTTTAAAGACACCACTTCCTACAATGCAGGCCTAAAGCTCAAATTTGACCTTATTCCTATTTCTCTTGGCTTGCTTTACACTTATCAAAATCCAGAATTTAAGGTTGTTGATGAAAAGCAAAAAATGCAAAGCATTCAGGCACTCATTGGCTTGCATTTTTAAGCCCACACTTTTAATCTTTATTTAATATTTGCGCGCTAGATTCTGTAATTTATAGAATCTAGGCGATATCTTTGTCAAGGTATTTTTATGGCGTTAGATTCTCCCCAACTCATCGCATTTTTACAATCTCATAACGAACTTACTATCATTGATGAGCCACTTGATATTTACCTTGAAATCCCCCAACTTGCCTATATTGAGGTTAAAAAACCTACCAGCAAAGCCCTGCTTTTCACCCGCCCTATATGCAAAAAAAGTGGTAAAACATTTGATATTCCCGTGCTTATGAATGTTTTTGGCTCGCAAAAAAGGCTTGAACTTATCGTTAATAAACCCATTCCCTCCATAGCGCGCCATATACAGAATCTCCTCCAATTTAGCCCACCAAAGGGCATAAAACAAATATGGCATAAGCTTAAAGAGCTTTATGCGCTGCGCTCCGTATTTCCTAAATATAGTAAAAAAAGAGGACTTTGCCAAGAAATTATTTTTAAAGATGAGCATATTAATCTTTTTGATTTACCTATACTCACGACTTGGGAGCGCGATGGAGGGGCGTTTATCACTATGGGGCAAGTTTATACGCAAAATCTTCAAGGCACGCAAAAAAATCTAGGTATGTATCGCTTGCAAGTCTATGATGAGAAGCATTTGGGGTTGCATTGGCAGATTCATAAAGATTCTCAACATTTCTTTCATGAGTATAAACAGGCCAAACAAAAAATGCCTGTGAGCATCGCGCTAGGCGGAGACCCGCTATATATTTGGTGTGGGCAGGCTCCGCTGCCTTTAGGCATTTTTGAGCTTATGCTCTATGGCTTTATCCGCGAGCATAAGCCCTTGCTGTGCCAATGCGTTACTAATGGGCTTTTTGTGCCTTATGATGTGGATATTGTGATTGAGGGCTGGGTAGATACGGCGCAAATGCGCGATGAAGGACCTTTTGGCGACCATACTGGATTCTATACGCCCATTGAGCCATATCCTGTGCTTGAGGTGAGCGCTATTACGATGAGAAAAAAGCCTATTTTCCCCGCCACAATCGTTGGCAAGCCACCTTTAGAGGATAAATATATGGGCTATTTGACAGAGCGCGTGTTTTTACCGCTTTTGCAAACCACCGCACATGGTTTAATAGACTATCATATGCCTGAAAATGGCGTTTTTCACAATCTTATTTTTGCCAAAATTAAGCCAGAATATCCCTCACATAGCAAGCAGATTATGCATAATTTTTGGGGTGTGGGGCAAATGAGCTTTGTAAAGCATGCCATTTTTGTTGATGAGCATGCGCCGCATTTGGAGGATTATGAGGCTTTAGGTAATTATATTTTGGAGCGATTTTCACCGCGCAATGTGCTTATCACAGAGGGCATTTGCGATGCGCTAGACCACGCAAGCCCGCATTTTGCGCACGGAGGAAAACTCGGCATTGAAGCTATAGAAAAAGTGCATAAACCTACATTTAAAGCTCTTGATGATAATGCTTTATGGAATCTGCTTGCCCCACTTTGCCCGCAGGCTCGCGCACTTAAGCAATATTTTGCTCACAGCATTAATCCTATTTGCATTGTTAGTATAAACAAACAAGGTAATGTCTTTAGTGCGCTTAATGCTCATTTGAGCGCGTTTGAGGCGCTAAAAGACTGCCTTAGTATTATTATCTTTGTTGATTCGCATAAAAATAATCTAGATAATCCCTATATGCTCACTTGGCGCATTGTGAATAATATCGATGCTAAACGCGATGTGCTTATCACGCCTCATCTAATATTTATTGATGCAACGGATAAAGGCGCTTGTGATGGGCATTTGCGCGAATGGCCACTTGATACAAACTGCACAGAATCTGTCATTGCCACACTGCGCGAAAAAGGCTTGCTTCAGGGCGTAGATTCTGTATTTTTGGAACGATTTGGGATTTTGCATTGAAATTTGGGTATCTATACAGAATCTACTCGCAAAAATGATGAAATTAAATTTAAATATAACTTAAATTCAGTGTATCTTAAGAAATTAGATTCTATAATCGCGGCTTTCAAATTTAGAATCTTCGTTCAAGGAAACGCAATGGAAATGACAAAAATAGCAACGCAAAATGACATCAATCGTCAATGGGTTGTGCTTGATGCTAAAGATAAGGTGTTTGGGCGTCTTATCACCGAAGTGGCTACACTTTTGCGCGGCAAGCATAAGCCCTGCTTTACACCGCATATTGACTGCGGGGACTTTGTGGTGATTATAAATGCTACAAGTGTGAAATTTACAGGCTCAAAGCTTGATGATAAAGAATATTTCACGCATTCAGGCTATTTTGGCAGCACAAAAAGTAAAACGCTGCAAGATATGCTAGAAAACAATCCAGAAAAGCTCTATCATCTAGCCGTGCGCGGAATGCTTCCTAAAAATAAGCTTGGGCGCGCTATGCTTAAAAAGCTTAAAGTTTATCGTGGCAGCGAGCACCCACATAACGCTCAAATTGCTAAAAATTCTAAGTAATAAAGGTATCTTATGGCAAAAGTTTATGCAACAGGAAAGAGAAAAACAGCAGTCGCAAAGGTTTGGCTAAGTTCGGGCAGCGGTAAGCTCACTATCAATGGACAAACGCTCAATGAATGGCTAGGCGGGCATGAGGCTATTAAAATGAAGGTTATGCAGCCGCTTATCCTCACGCAACAAGAAAAGTCTGTGGATATTCGCGCTGTAACGCTTGGTGGTGGATATTCTGCTCAAGCTGAAGCCTTAAGGCATGGTATTTCAAAGGCACTTAATAGCTATGATATTGCATTTAGGGCTATTCTTAAACCAAAAGGGCTTTTAACTCGCGATTCACGCGTGGTTGAGCGTAAAAAATATGGTAAAAGAAAGGCACGCCGCAGCCCGCAATTCTCAAAGAGGTAATATCGCTGTGGATATTCTCTCTCAAAGCTTTGGCGAATATCAAACAAATTGCTATATTTGCAAACTGCCTCAAGGAGAGATTGTCATCGATGCGGGTATGGGTGCGTATGAGTGGGTTATAGAATCTGCTCCTAAGCCCCTTGCCTTTCTTAATACACATGGGCATTTTGACCACATTTGGAGTAATGCCGCGCTCAAATCCCACTTCCCTACCATACCGCTTGTATGTCCCTCACTTGATGCGTTTATGTTAGAATCTGATTGCTTTCATACAGGCATTACGCCTAGCAAACCAGATATTCTTACACAATGCAACAAAAATGCGCAAACACTCAACTTTAATGGCGTAGAGGTAACCTTTTGGCATTTTCCCGGGCATACGCCGGGCTGCTCTATTGTAGAGATTGAGGGGGAAATTTTTAGCGGAGATTTTATCTTTTATCGCTCTATTGGGCGTAGTGATTTCCCCTATTCTAGCGTGGCTGATATGAAAAACTCGCTTGAGCGATTTAGAGCGCTCCCTAGTGAAACAAATAAACCAATTCACCCTGGCCATGGTATTTCAACAAACCTGCTTGATGAGCAGCACAATGCGACATTATGGATAACATACTTAAACGAAGGCTAGGAATATTTTTTGCTTTTTTCATATAAATAATCTACATATAAAGAGGTGCTTATGGATTTAACGACCATCTTAGGGCTACTAGGAGCGATTGCAAGTCTCTCAATAGGCGACTTTTTGGAGGGTGGTAACCCCATACACCTTATCCACATAAGCTCACTTATCATCATTATCCCCACAGCCTTTTGCGCGGCTATGTCAAGCACGCATGGCACACATGTTAAGGGCGCATTGAAAGAGTTAAAACTTGTTTTTGGTGGGAGCAAAGTCAATTTGAATGAAACCATACGCACGATTGTGGAGCTATCCACACTTGCTAGAAAAGATGGTGTGCTATCACTTGAGGGCAAAGCAGCTCAGATTGAAGATGATTTTTTGCGTCAAGCACTCTCAATGATTATCGATGGGCGTGATGCAAGCGCAGTGCGCGAAGATATGGAGGTGCAAATAGAATCTTTGGAGGAGTATTATCATGGCTCGGCGCATTTTTGGGTAACCTATGCTGAGACTTGCCCTACAATGGGACTTGTGGGTGCGGTTATGGGGCTTATGCTCGCCTTACAGCTCCTTGATGACCCAAAGGCTATGGCAGCGGGGATTGCAGGTGCATTTACCGCTACTGTTACGGGGATTTTCTGCTCATATGCGCTCTTTGGACCTTGGGGACATAAAATGATTTCTAAAAGTAAAGATGTGCTAAGAGAGCGCACGGTGATATTAGAGGGCGTTGTGGGCATTGCAAATGGCGATAACCCGCGCAATCTCGAGGAAAAGTTGCTTGGATTTATCCCACCGGGCGAACCTAAAATCTCACAATTTGAATAAAGAGTATCACAATGGCTAAAAAGAAAAAATGCCCAGAATGTCCAGCAGGGGAAAAGTGGGCTGTCCCTTATGCGGACTTTCTCTCTTTGCTTTTGGCGTTATTTATCGCATTGTGGGCGATTTCATCAACAAGCCAAGCAGATTCTGAAGCGCTTAAAACCGAGTTTGTCAAAATTTTTGACTTCACACTCACCACGCCTCTCCCCTCAAATGAAGAGGACATTAATGAAAATGAAGTAGAAAATGAAAGCGGCGCATCAAGTCAAGTTTCATCAGTAACCACAGCCGAAATCCAAAAAATGGCGGAGGAAGGCGGCATTTTGGAGCAAATGGAAATGGGTATGTCACTGCGATTGCCCTCAAATTTATTCTTTGAAGCTGGCAGCGCAGAGATTGAAAATAGCGATGTGTATTTGTATTTGCAGCGTATGAGCGCGATTATTAAAAAACTGCCCGAGTATGTTAAAATCGATGTGCGCGGCTATACTGATAATTCCCCATTGCCTGTAGGCTCGCGCTATAAGGACAA
The window above is part of the Helicobacter jaachi genome. Proteins encoded here:
- a CDS encoding carbon starvation CstA family protein, producing MNKILSIGLWAVVALIGAWCFGVLALHTGERISAVWIVVAAVCIYTIAYRYYSKYIATKVLALDDNRATPAVVNNDGRDFVPTNKIVLFGHHFAAIAGAGPLVGPILAAQMGYLPSMIWIVVGVVLAGAVHDFTVLFISMRRNGKSLGEIIKLELGKGVGSIAMLGILGIMMLIIAILALVVVNALAESPWGLFTIAMTIPIAIYMGLHMRFFRPGKIGEASIIGFVLLLLALYYGRDVAAHPQLAALFTFSPVTLTYVMIIYGFIAAILPVWFLLAPRDYLSTFLKIGVIVLMAGGILVVAPDIQFPSTTKFVDGTGPVFSGQLFPFLFITIACGAISGFHALISTGTTPKMLEKESHARMVGYGSMVMESAVAVMALVAAVILTPGLYFAINVAPATLDTQNISDIAEAASVAAQTISNWGFVITPEQILNTAQEIGEKNILSKVGGAPTFAIGLATIISQVPLFNQGSMAFWYHFAILFEALFILTAVDAGTRAGRFMVQDVLGNVYKPIGNIHSMFWGIVATLICVAGWGYILYQGVTDPQGGVKSLWTLFGVSNQMLAGMALLTVIAVLFKMGKAKQAWVAILPAVWVLVSTLYAGILKLLPANGEKVHDSVSHIALWQINSQKAAAALQEAQNTIDTQAAADLIASAAKFSTIAHNNLINALLCALFMVVTCLVLIQCVKICIACVRGEKLPLAETPYKKVADYNTTLR
- a CDS encoding cupin encodes the protein MIAQVTHWSEAELIKGEVKVNVLAQNNASKEIQIAMGEGGEMKKHKAPFAISVQVLSGYIHFEVEKEIFELKALDMISLEANIPHSLKALKDSIVRLSLAHGDSVQRVNAVLK
- a CDS encoding glucose-6-phosphate isomerase, which codes for MVKFSLHFENLAPQAACDSLLNAIARERESQKSGYYHLPFEDKASKEASAYISSHKDKLDSITHLVIVGIGGSSLGLKAIDSMLSHLPCRKSIKLVFLEHTDPICVAQSLQDVQLERALFIVISKSGTTIETSSLLKFILHKYEILKNPHNKAHLLIITDAQSPLEQWARTESIHYINIASNVGGRFSVLSAVGIVPLAILGFDVEAILRGAAGIMRRFFEQKEAHILHKAITYAKHYEQIPMNVLFSYSSIFTHFNAWYVQLWGESLGKINAQGKRVGLSPIGLIGSIDQHSFLQLIVQGMQDKSVTFLSLNPACNPKPIIPDMQLAFLETTNFVNGISFATLLDNQRIATMQTLEHEGILVDCIEVERLCEESVGTLIAYYELLTSCVGALFDVNTYDQPGVEFGKKRLRGLFK
- the gap gene encoding type I glyceraldehyde-3-phosphate dehydrogenase; translation: MATKVAVNGTGRIGLCAIRLLDCSDDLELVAINTTMPIDTLVHLLHYDSVHRGFDFVKKINDNTLEMNNKPVRVLSDRDPANLDFGEAECVIECTGKFNSLEKSKVHLKNNVKRVIISAPADNTPTFVYGVNHKEYAGESIISNASCTTNALAPIVKVLDSVFGIENGLMTTIHSYTNDQNLLDTKHKDLRRARAAALNMIPTSTGAAKAIGLVMPHLSGKLNGIAIRVPTPDVSLIDLSVNLKTRTDKDSMLKAFEDAANGEILESSLKGSLLIDEEMRVSSDFVGFLYSSIIVPDKCMVIDNEANGSLAKILAWYDNEMGYTYRLIDMCEHICKDL
- a CDS encoding RNA degradosome polyphosphate kinase, with the translated sequence MTINDSKLYFNRELSWLKFNTRVLNEAKNTHIPLLERLKFVAIYGTNLDEFYMIRVAGLKRLYASGITEVGADRLTPLQQLKSIREYLDKEKRVLEATFKDIQSGLAKEGMHIKRVSQLNSEQKKQLSEYFLNYLYPVIVPVVVDSTHPFPHLNNLSFAIALRLKSLQDGSIKFAMVRISRLLSRFVEIESGIFVAVEDIVGEFAHELFGDYEIINYVPFRITRNADMEIEEEEADDFIEIMSEGLKTRRKGEVVRLEIGEDKDSSLLDFINSHLNVDVKDIYTYNIPLNLSGLWELVGSKAYAHLTTPPFNPKTLPPLQVNGDVLATMEGHDIVLFHPYESFDSVVNFIQSAAKDPDVLSIRMTLYRVGKNSPIVKALIQAAENNKQVTALVELKARFDEENNLHWAHSLESAGAHVIYGVPGLKVHAKIALVIKKIGNTLKEYVHLSTGNYNPSTAKIYTDISLLTCNQAFAKDAIKLFHSLSTGSSYRTKLDCLFMAPTQIKPKILELIENEIKMGNEGRIIMKANAFVDVDVIRALYRASMAGVSVDLIVRGVCALRPGVKGVSENIRVYSIVGKYLEHARIYYFKHDSVSVYFASADIMPRNLERRVELLTPSLNPQISKRLMEILQMQLNDNVQMYELQSNGEYQKVSNTQKPFNSQLAYEEYVNAIYGDSVRNDEVSKAKKLAKRMLKES
- a CDS encoding menaquinone biosynthesis decarboxylase produces the protein MALDSPQLIAFLQSHNELTIIDEPLDIYLEIPQLAYIEVKKPTSKALLFTRPICKKSGKTFDIPVLMNVFGSQKRLELIVNKPIPSIARHIQNLLQFSPPKGIKQIWHKLKELYALRSVFPKYSKKRGLCQEIIFKDEHINLFDLPILTTWERDGGAFITMGQVYTQNLQGTQKNLGMYRLQVYDEKHLGLHWQIHKDSQHFFHEYKQAKQKMPVSIALGGDPLYIWCGQAPLPLGIFELMLYGFIREHKPLLCQCVTNGLFVPYDVDIVIEGWVDTAQMRDEGPFGDHTGFYTPIEPYPVLEVSAITMRKKPIFPATIVGKPPLEDKYMGYLTERVFLPLLQTTAHGLIDYHMPENGVFHNLIFAKIKPEYPSHSKQIMHNFWGVGQMSFVKHAIFVDEHAPHLEDYEALGNYILERFSPRNVLITEGICDALDHASPHFAHGGKLGIEAIEKVHKPTFKALDDNALWNLLAPLCPQARALKQYFAHSINPICIVSINKQGNVFSALNAHLSAFEALKDCLSIIIFVDSHKNNLDNPYMLTWRIVNNIDAKRDVLITPHLIFIDATDKGACDGHLREWPLDTNCTESVIATLREKGLLQGVDSVFLERFGILH
- the rplM gene encoding 50S ribosomal protein L13, translating into MEMTKIATQNDINRQWVVLDAKDKVFGRLITEVATLLRGKHKPCFTPHIDCGDFVVIINATSVKFTGSKLDDKEYFTHSGYFGSTKSKTLQDMLENNPEKLYHLAVRGMLPKNKLGRAMLKKLKVYRGSEHPHNAQIAKNSK
- the rpsI gene encoding 30S ribosomal protein S9, with translation MAKVYATGKRKTAVAKVWLSSGSGKLTINGQTLNEWLGGHEAIKMKVMQPLILTQQEKSVDIRAVTLGGGYSAQAEALRHGISKALNSYDIAFRAILKPKGLLTRDSRVVERKKYGKRKARRSPQFSKR